A section of the Salmo salar chromosome ssa05, Ssal_v3.1, whole genome shotgun sequence genome encodes:
- the hamp gene encoding hepcidin-1 precursor has product MKAFSVAVAVVVVLACMFILESTAVPFSEVRTEEVESIDSPVGEHQQPGGTSMNLPMHFRFKRQSHLSLCRWCCNCCHNKGCGFCCKF; this is encoded by the exons ATGAAGGCCTTCAGTGTTGCAGTTGCAGTGGTGGTCGTCCTCGCATGTATGTTCATCCTTGAAAGCACCGCTGTTCCTTTCTCCGAG GTGCGAACGGAGGAGGTTGAAAGCATTGACAGTCCAGTTGGGGAACATCAACAGCCGGGCGGCACGTCCATGAATCTGCCG ATGCATTTCAGGTTCAAGCGTCAGAGCCACCTCTCCCTGTGCCGTTGGTGCTGCAACTGCTGTCACAACAAGGGCTGTGGCTTCTGCTGCAAATTCTGA